A DNA window from Kineococcus endophyticus contains the following coding sequences:
- a CDS encoding alpha/beta hydrolase, producing the protein MTPLPGPLPGLVAVAAPGVLAGSRTAREVFDAALRARGLHGSLVLTTDADEFRAALTTAAGTGEFLLVTGDDTPADSLLGDLDTTVVRVDVDARDLDPSPRVRRHVRWRGTAGLRFAVEDWYFERTSPAQRVPYGPDPDQYAHLRLPDPAVHGPGPHPVAVLVHGGYWRSRWENDTLHAAATDLTARGFATWNLEYRRPDRHGWDATTADVAAGYAALAQVEAPLDLNRVVTLGHSAGGQLVGRLTADLPVGAKPALTVSLAGCLDLHSIHARALSEHAVAGALGGTPEELPDLYAASSPLTRLPLGAPVAVVCCRGDDPDLLDASRRFADAARAAGDEVHDVEDEGDHFSVVDPGSAVWAQVVQLLVDEVRG; encoded by the coding sequence ATGACCCCCCTCCCGGGCCCTCTCCCCGGTCTCGTCGCGGTCGCCGCGCCCGGCGTCCTCGCCGGGTCCCGCACCGCTCGCGAGGTCTTCGACGCCGCCCTGCGGGCCCGCGGCCTGCACGGCTCCCTCGTCCTCACCACCGACGCCGACGAGTTCCGCGCCGCCCTGACCACCGCCGCCGGCACCGGGGAGTTCCTCCTCGTCACCGGCGACGACACCCCCGCCGACAGCCTCCTCGGCGACCTCGACACCACGGTGGTCCGCGTCGACGTCGACGCCCGCGACCTCGACCCCTCCCCCCGCGTCCGCCGGCACGTCCGGTGGCGCGGCACCGCCGGGCTGCGGTTCGCCGTCGAGGACTGGTACTTCGAGCGCACCTCCCCCGCCCAGCGCGTCCCCTACGGACCCGACCCCGACCAGTACGCCCACCTGCGCCTGCCCGACCCGGCCGTCCACGGCCCCGGACCGCACCCCGTCGCCGTCCTCGTCCACGGCGGCTACTGGCGCTCGCGCTGGGAGAACGACACCCTGCACGCCGCCGCCACCGACCTCACCGCCCGCGGGTTCGCCACCTGGAACCTCGAGTACCGCCGCCCCGACCGGCACGGCTGGGACGCCACCACCGCCGACGTCGCGGCCGGGTACGCGGCGCTGGCTCAGGTCGAGGCTCCGCTCGACCTGAACCGCGTGGTGACGCTGGGGCACTCCGCCGGCGGCCAGCTCGTCGGCCGGCTGACGGCCGACCTGCCGGTGGGCGCCAAACCCGCGCTGACGGTGTCGCTCGCGGGGTGCCTGGACCTGCACTCGATCCACGCGCGGGCCCTGTCCGAGCACGCGGTGGCGGGCGCGCTCGGCGGGACGCCGGAGGAGCTGCCGGACCTCTACGCGGCGTCGTCCCCGCTCACCCGGCTGCCGCTCGGAGCGCCCGTGGCGGTCGTGTGCTGCCGTGGGGACGACCCGGACCTGCTGGACGCCTCGCGACGGTTCGCCGACGCCGCGCGGGCCGCTGGTGACGAGGTGCACGACGTGGAGGACGAGGGCGACCACTTCTCCGTCGTCGACCCGGGCAGTGCCGTGTGGGCGCAGGTCGTGCAGCTGCTGGTGGACGAGGTGCGGGGCTGA
- a CDS encoding bile acid:sodium symporter family protein — MRRWSEVPVLRRVEPFVVAILTAVLVAALLPAGGVVATGFSWGTTVGVGILFFVYGARMAPAEAVAGLRNWRLQGAVGATTFLLFPLLGLLMAFVVGGLLDDGLVAGLLFLSALPSTVQSCVVFTAMAHGNVPGAVVSATVSNLAGIGLTPLLAAVLLGSSGAGPDAGAVGRILLQLLVPFLVGLVAGRWIGDWVRAHKRRLTLLDRGVIVAVVYAAFSRGVRQGVWQEVTVAEVVVVVLCAAAFLAAVLAVAWWVPRLWRANRADRVTIAFCGSNKSLATGLPMATVLFDPHVVGLVALPVILYHPLQITVCSFLAGRLGRTPLLEG, encoded by the coding sequence GTGCGCCGCTGGTCCGAGGTCCCCGTCCTGCGCCGCGTCGAACCCTTCGTGGTCGCCATCCTGACGGCCGTCCTCGTCGCCGCCCTGCTGCCGGCCGGTGGCGTCGTCGCCACCGGGTTCTCCTGGGGCACGACGGTCGGTGTCGGCATCCTCTTCTTCGTCTACGGCGCCCGCATGGCCCCGGCCGAAGCCGTCGCCGGCCTGCGGAACTGGCGGTTGCAGGGCGCCGTCGGCGCGACGACGTTCCTGCTGTTCCCGCTGCTGGGGCTGCTCATGGCGTTCGTGGTCGGCGGGTTGCTCGACGACGGTCTGGTGGCGGGGCTGCTGTTCCTCTCGGCGCTGCCCTCGACGGTCCAGTCGTGCGTCGTGTTCACCGCCATGGCCCACGGGAACGTGCCGGGGGCCGTCGTCAGCGCCACCGTCTCCAACCTCGCCGGGATCGGGCTCACCCCGCTGCTGGCCGCGGTGCTCCTCGGGTCCAGCGGCGCCGGCCCGGACGCGGGCGCGGTGGGCCGGATCCTGCTGCAGCTCCTCGTGCCGTTCCTCGTCGGCCTCGTCGCGGGCCGCTGGATCGGGGACTGGGTGCGCGCCCACAAGCGCAGGCTGACCCTGCTGGACCGCGGCGTCATCGTCGCCGTGGTCTACGCCGCGTTCAGCCGCGGGGTCCGGCAGGGGGTCTGGCAGGAGGTCACGGTCGCCGAGGTCGTCGTCGTCGTGCTGTGCGCGGCCGCGTTCCTGGCCGCCGTCCTCGCCGTGGCGTGGTGGGTTCCGCGGCTGTGGCGGGCGAACCGCGCGGACCGGGTCACCATCGCGTTCTGCGGGTCGAACAAGTCGCTGGCGACGGGGCTGCCGATGGCGACGGTGCTGTTCGACCCTCACGTCGTGGGTCTGGTGGCCCTACCGGTCATCCTCTACCACCCGCTCCAGATCACCGTCTGCTCGTTCCTCGCCGGCCGCCTCGGCCGCACGCCGCTGCTCGAGGGGTGA
- a CDS encoding ThuA domain-containing protein yields MRVLVWNEGVHEANSSPPDIGEYYPEGMHGAIAAGLRRLLPQAEVSTATLADPEHGLNADVLDRTDVLLWWGHAAHDQVDDAVVARVKQHVLGGMGLLVLHSGHFSKIFRELLGTTCSLAWRNEGEQELVWTVKPSHPIAQGIPHPIVIPRQEMYGELFDIPDPDDLVFISSFAGGEVFRSGVTFTRGQGKIFYFSPGDQEYPVYQQAEIQQVLANGVRWAAPTTDRRAAPDVTNPPRQWVL; encoded by the coding sequence ATGAGGGTCCTGGTCTGGAACGAAGGCGTCCACGAGGCGAACAGCTCGCCCCCCGACATCGGCGAGTACTACCCCGAGGGCATGCACGGCGCGATCGCCGCGGGACTGCGGCGGCTCCTGCCGCAGGCCGAGGTGTCCACCGCGACGCTCGCCGACCCCGAGCACGGTCTGAACGCGGACGTCCTGGACCGGACCGACGTCCTGCTCTGGTGGGGGCACGCCGCCCACGACCAGGTCGACGACGCGGTGGTGGCGCGGGTGAAGCAGCACGTCCTCGGTGGGATGGGTCTGCTGGTCCTGCACTCGGGGCACTTCTCGAAGATCTTCCGGGAACTGCTCGGCACCACCTGCTCGCTGGCGTGGCGCAACGAGGGCGAACAGGAACTGGTCTGGACGGTCAAGCCGTCGCACCCCATCGCCCAGGGGATCCCGCACCCGATCGTGATCCCCCGCCAGGAGATGTACGGGGAGCTGTTCGACATCCCCGACCCCGACGACCTCGTGTTCATCAGCTCGTTCGCGGGCGGTGAGGTGTTCCGCTCGGGCGTCACGTTCACCCGCGGTCAGGGGAAGATCTTCTACTTCTCCCCCGGCGACCAGGAGTACCCCGTCTACCAGCAGGCCGAGATCCAGCAGGTGCTGGCCAACGGCGTCCGCTGGGCCGCGCCCACCACGGACCGGCGGGCCGCCCCGGACGTCACGAACCCGCCGCGGCAGTGGGTGCTCTGA
- a CDS encoding sulfurtransferase, with product MTGPLIDVHALQHELAGEDPPVLLDVRWALGGPDGASEYAAGHLPGAVYVDLDTQLSRPRRAGEGRHPLPDPVALQEVLRDAGVRTGSRVVVYDAAASTSAARGWWVLRWAGLQDVRVLDGGLAAWTAAGFEVATAVPLPEPGDVEVVPGALAVLDAGQVGDLARTGLVLDARAAERYRGDVEPVDPVAGHVPGAVNSPTTANVSTDGTFLSPADLRSRFAAAGVGSGAPVGVYCGSGVTAAHTLLALEAAGFSGTLYPGSWSEWVADPARPVATGADPG from the coding sequence ATGACCGGTCCGCTGATCGACGTCCACGCGCTGCAGCACGAGCTCGCCGGCGAGGACCCGCCCGTCCTGCTCGACGTGCGCTGGGCGCTCGGCGGTCCCGACGGCGCGTCGGAGTACGCCGCCGGCCACCTGCCGGGGGCGGTCTACGTCGACCTCGACACGCAGCTGTCGCGTCCTCGCCGCGCCGGCGAGGGACGGCATCCGCTGCCCGATCCCGTCGCGCTGCAGGAGGTGCTGCGGGACGCCGGGGTCCGTACCGGTTCCCGGGTGGTCGTGTACGACGCCGCCGCGTCGACGAGCGCGGCCCGGGGCTGGTGGGTCCTGCGCTGGGCGGGGCTGCAGGACGTGCGGGTGCTCGACGGCGGGCTGGCGGCGTGGACGGCCGCCGGGTTCGAGGTGGCCACCGCGGTGCCGCTGCCCGAGCCCGGCGACGTCGAGGTCGTCCCCGGCGCGCTGGCGGTGCTCGACGCGGGGCAGGTCGGCGACCTCGCCCGGACCGGCCTGGTGCTCGACGCCCGGGCGGCCGAGCGCTACCGCGGTGACGTCGAACCCGTGGACCCCGTGGCCGGGCACGTCCCCGGTGCGGTGAACTCCCCCACGACGGCGAACGTCTCGACGGACGGCACCTTCCTGTCCCCGGCCGACCTGCGTTCCCGGTTCGCGGCCGCGGGCGTCGGTTCCGGAGCTCCCGTCGGCGTGTACTGCGGGTCCGGGGTGACGGCGGCGCACACGCTCCTCGCGCTGGAGGCCGCCGGGTTCTCCGGAACCCTCTACCCGGGGTCGTGGTCGGAGTGGGTCGCCGACCCCGCCCGGCCGGTCGCGACGGGCGCCGACCCGGGGTGA
- a CDS encoding YihY/virulence factor BrkB family protein: MSSVSRIDGFQRRHPVVGYPLAVVYKFFEDQGAYLAVIITYYGLLSLVPLLLLLSTILGFVLAGNPGAQDAIVNSAVSQIPVIGKEIGDPGAVGGGGVGLAIGIVGALYGSLGVGLAVQNAVNTAWGIPRNERPNPFKARLRSLLLMVTAGLFVVGTTVLNAVLSDLFTGTLASMASRLGYTVLAGVGFTFAFWLAAAHRPPFRTILPGAVLMAVLWQLLQIFGLGLVTLVGERSSVSNQVFTAVLGLIAFLFVTSVCVVLCVEIDVVRSRRLYPRALLTPFTDAVELTAGDQRAYTRIAKAQRHKGFEKVHVEFGESPLEQRRAAEAAGEERADGDLERVVEDDR; encoded by the coding sequence ATGTCGTCGGTCTCGAGGATCGACGGGTTCCAGCGTCGGCACCCCGTCGTCGGCTACCCCCTGGCGGTCGTCTACAAGTTCTTCGAGGACCAGGGCGCCTACCTCGCCGTCATCATCACGTACTACGGGCTGCTGAGCCTCGTGCCGCTGCTCCTGCTGCTGTCGACGATCCTCGGGTTCGTCCTGGCGGGGAACCCGGGCGCGCAGGACGCCATCGTCAACTCCGCGGTCTCGCAGATCCCGGTCATCGGCAAGGAGATCGGTGACCCCGGGGCCGTCGGCGGAGGTGGCGTCGGGTTGGCCATCGGCATCGTCGGCGCCCTCTACGGGTCCCTCGGGGTGGGGCTGGCGGTGCAGAACGCCGTGAACACCGCGTGGGGCATCCCGCGCAACGAACGCCCCAACCCGTTCAAGGCGCGGTTGCGGAGCTTGCTGCTCATGGTGACGGCGGGGTTGTTCGTCGTCGGGACGACGGTGCTCAACGCGGTCCTGTCGGACCTGTTCACCGGGACCCTGGCCTCCATGGCGAGTCGGCTCGGCTACACAGTCCTCGCCGGGGTGGGTTTCACCTTCGCCTTCTGGCTCGCCGCGGCGCACCGCCCTCCGTTCCGCACCATCCTGCCGGGGGCCGTCCTCATGGCTGTCCTGTGGCAACTGCTGCAGATCTTCGGTCTCGGTCTGGTCACCCTGGTCGGGGAACGCAGCAGTGTGTCCAACCAGGTCTTCACCGCGGTCCTCGGCCTCATCGCGTTCTTGTTCGTCACCTCCGTCTGCGTCGTCCTGTGCGTCGAGATCGACGTCGTGCGCAGTCGTCGCCTGTACCCGCGGGCGCTGCTCACCCCCTTCACCGACGCCGTCGAACTCACCGCGGGCGACCAGCGCGCCTACACCCGCATCGCCAAGGCGCAGCGGCACAAGGGGTTCGAGAAGGTCCACGTCGAGTTCGGGGAGTCACCCCTCGAGCAGCGGCGTGCGGCCGAGGCGGCCGGCGAGGAACGAGCAGACGGTGATCTGGAGCGGGTGGTAGAGGATGACCGGTAG
- a CDS encoding HNH endonuclease, with the protein MTPAAAPLEQMTPAQLIDVITDTERQVRALLARQVQATARYAQLMTGRAGGDSATTREIALARQVSPSTGTALVAAATVLVQDMPITLAALAEGLITERAARDVVTATTHVSAADRALIDARMRREYRRPGVGPRYLAGAARALADAADPAAAVERNRRAEGTRRCTVRPGADHMTFFTAVGTPAANLTLLTTLRHAATEQLRADPSDQRSEDQAMYDVLFARVTGTEIVTGSITGQVPVTVELVMDEAALLREGTTSARVWCEGIDGGPIPAQQAREMVLDAAERERTWVRRLYRRPGTDELVAMDAKSRLFPPALARFLRRRDQRCATPWCEAPIRHVDHVTPWSRGGTTSIANGQGLCRSCNYTKDLPGFSTTSDDLGRTTLTTRTGHRYRREPPPVLGHPTLSERRRRDRRRSGSAVP; encoded by the coding sequence ATGACACCTGCGGCTGCACCCCTGGAGCAGATGACTCCCGCGCAGCTGATCGACGTCATCACCGACACCGAACGACAGGTCCGCGCCCTGCTGGCCCGCCAGGTCCAGGCCACCGCCCGCTACGCCCAGCTCATGACCGGACGCGCCGGCGGGGACAGCGCCACCACCCGCGAGATCGCCCTGGCCCGGCAGGTGTCCCCCTCCACCGGCACCGCACTCGTCGCGGCCGCCACGGTGCTGGTCCAGGACATGCCCATCACCTTGGCCGCGCTGGCCGAGGGGCTCATCACCGAACGCGCCGCCCGCGACGTGGTCACCGCCACCACCCACGTCAGCGCCGCCGACCGCGCCCTCATCGACGCGCGGATGCGGCGGGAGTACCGCCGACCCGGCGTCGGGCCTCGCTACCTCGCCGGCGCCGCCCGCGCCCTGGCCGACGCCGCCGACCCGGCCGCGGCGGTCGAGAGGAACCGTCGAGCCGAGGGCACTCGCCGCTGCACCGTCCGCCCCGGCGCCGACCACATGACGTTCTTCACCGCCGTGGGCACCCCGGCCGCCAACCTCACCCTGCTCACCACCCTGCGCCACGCGGCCACCGAGCAGTTGCGCGCTGACCCGAGTGACCAGCGGAGCGAGGACCAGGCGATGTACGACGTCCTGTTCGCCCGCGTCACCGGCACCGAGATCGTCACCGGCAGCATCACCGGGCAGGTCCCGGTCACCGTGGAGCTGGTCATGGACGAGGCGGCACTGCTGCGGGAGGGGACCACCTCGGCGCGGGTCTGGTGCGAGGGCATCGACGGCGGCCCGATCCCCGCGCAGCAGGCGCGGGAGATGGTTCTGGACGCCGCCGAGAGGGAGCGGACCTGGGTCCGGCGGCTGTACCGCAGGCCAGGAACCGACGAGCTGGTCGCGATGGACGCGAAGTCCCGGCTGTTCCCACCGGCCCTGGCCCGCTTCCTCAGAAGACGGGATCAGCGGTGTGCGACGCCGTGGTGCGAGGCGCCGATCCGGCACGTCGACCACGTCACCCCCTGGTCCCGTGGAGGGACGACGAGCATCGCGAACGGGCAGGGGCTGTGCCGCTCGTGCAACTACACCAAGGACCTGCCCGGGTTCAGCACAACCAGCGACGACCTGGGCAGGACGACACTCACCACGAGAACGGGGCACCGGTACCGGAGAGAACCACCCCCGGTCCTGGGGCACCCCACCCTGTCCGAACGACGTCGACGCGACCGTCGGCGCTCAGGAAGCGCAGTGCCGTGA
- a CDS encoding Gfo/Idh/MocA family protein, whose translation MVAADITPDQTKTSRTRIIHVGLGGWGGDWERNAIPPVTEVDRVAIVDAHEPTLRAAQEKLDLPDDMCFTSLTAAAEAVPAEGVVVTAPMDFHVPVALEALEAGLHVLVEKPFAGTVAEARTAVERAEELGLVLQVSQNYRFYPGPQKVRELLAAGTVGDLSVVHVDFRRWDHDAPVETYRHYQFPHPLIYDMAIHHFDLLRMTTGREAVSVYAKVTDPSWSKYTEEAAAVLVIELEGGLVCSYRGSWVSRAPETHWDGEWVFEGQDGYVTLAGRGNSGPADDEVRVGLAGGVAEAVELPAVDVWGRSAGLRQFARAIRGGGAPDVTGRSNLGSVALMEAAARSAASGKVEPVEQLGGTVA comes from the coding sequence GTGGTCGCTGCTGACATCACCCCGGACCAGACCAAGACCTCCCGGACGAGGATCATCCACGTCGGGCTCGGCGGCTGGGGAGGTGACTGGGAACGCAACGCCATCCCCCCGGTGACCGAGGTCGACCGGGTCGCCATCGTCGACGCCCACGAGCCGACCCTGCGCGCCGCCCAGGAGAAGCTCGACCTGCCCGACGACATGTGCTTCACCTCCCTCACCGCAGCGGCGGAGGCGGTCCCCGCCGAGGGCGTCGTCGTCACCGCCCCGATGGACTTCCACGTGCCCGTCGCCCTGGAGGCGCTGGAGGCCGGACTCCACGTCCTCGTCGAGAAGCCGTTCGCCGGCACGGTCGCCGAGGCCCGGACCGCGGTGGAACGCGCCGAGGAGCTCGGCCTCGTCCTGCAGGTCAGCCAGAACTACCGCTTCTACCCCGGCCCGCAGAAGGTCCGCGAGCTGCTGGCCGCGGGCACGGTCGGCGACCTGTCCGTCGTCCACGTCGACTTCCGGCGCTGGGACCACGACGCCCCCGTCGAGACGTACCGGCACTACCAGTTCCCGCACCCGCTCATCTACGACATGGCGATCCACCACTTCGACCTGCTGCGCATGACGACCGGTCGCGAGGCGGTGAGCGTCTACGCCAAGGTCACCGACCCCTCGTGGAGCAAGTACACCGAGGAGGCCGCGGCGGTCCTCGTCATCGAGCTCGAGGGCGGGCTCGTCTGCAGCTACCGCGGCAGCTGGGTCTCCCGCGCCCCGGAGACGCACTGGGACGGGGAGTGGGTGTTCGAGGGCCAGGACGGCTACGTCACCCTCGCCGGCCGCGGCAACTCCGGCCCCGCCGACGACGAGGTGCGCGTCGGACTGGCGGGCGGGGTCGCCGAAGCCGTCGAGCTGCCGGCGGTGGACGTCTGGGGCCGGTCCGCGGGGCTGCGGCAGTTCGCGCGGGCCATCCGCGGCGGCGGGGCGCCCGACGTCACGGGCCGCTCCAACCTCGGCAGCGTCGCGCTCATGGAGGCCGCCGCCCGGTCGGCGGCGTCCGGGAAGGTGGAACCCGTGGAACAGCTCGGAGGCACGGTCGCATGA
- a CDS encoding aminoglycoside phosphotransferase family protein produces the protein MIVERVADGVSTVVHRVRTRGRTWYLRFGEEPEDDLWTDAELHARLLAAGVPVPRFVAVAWVPDADRSAGLTTEVPGGPLTDVRHAPAVLEVAGRHLRTVNSFPVDGFGFVRRRGPGWPLRGEFTTHEDFVRSHLPHPWPGRLGALFSVDELDRLAGFVEDQVALDVPPTLVHGDLDVTPVFCVGAQFTGFIDFGEARGAEPWFDLAHFLLHDGETLPAGLLPHLLRGYGPTVGEDALRRSAALLGLRQLCRWLGPLRELSDDHPQVRHRVWRLRELLDDPE, from the coding sequence GTGATCGTCGAGCGGGTGGCCGACGGCGTCTCGACCGTCGTCCACCGCGTCCGGACCCGCGGGCGGACGTGGTACCTCCGGTTCGGCGAGGAACCCGAGGACGACCTCTGGACCGACGCGGAACTGCACGCGCGCCTGCTCGCGGCCGGAGTTCCCGTACCGCGCTTCGTCGCCGTCGCGTGGGTGCCGGACGCGGACCGGTCGGCAGGCCTGACGACCGAGGTGCCCGGCGGACCGCTCACGGACGTGCGGCACGCCCCCGCGGTGCTGGAGGTGGCGGGACGACACCTGCGGACGGTGAACTCGTTCCCGGTCGACGGTTTCGGGTTCGTCCGGCGCCGGGGTCCGGGGTGGCCCCTGCGGGGTGAGTTCACCACGCACGAGGATTTCGTCCGGTCGCACCTGCCGCATCCCTGGCCGGGACGGTTGGGCGCGTTGTTCTCCGTGGACGAGCTGGACCGGCTCGCTGGGTTCGTCGAGGACCAGGTGGCACTCGACGTCCCCCCGACGCTGGTGCACGGGGACTTGGACGTGACTCCCGTGTTCTGCGTCGGAGCGCAGTTCACCGGGTTCATCGACTTCGGTGAGGCCCGCGGCGCCGAACCGTGGTTCGACCTCGCACACTTCCTGCTGCACGACGGCGAAACCCTGCCCGCCGGCCTGCTGCCGCACCTCCTGCGGGGGTACGGACCGACCGTGGGTGAGGACGCACTGCGGCGCAGTGCCGCCCTCCTCGGGCTGCGGCAGCTCTGCCGGTGGTTGGGTCCGCTGCGCGAACTGTCCGACGACCACCCGCAGGTGCGGCACCGGGTCTGGAGGTTGCGGGAACTGCTCGACGACCCGGAGTGA
- a CDS encoding M20/M25/M40 family metallo-hydrolase, with product MLPEDLRLAADTYVTGGEFEADLARAVAHRTVSSDPSGRPHVLAYLTDQLGPTLRDSGFQVAVHETAAPFLLATRREDPDLATVLLYGHADVVDVSIPWRADLDPWTLTREGDRWYGRGSADNKGQHLLNLAALRLLLAHRGRLGFNVTVLVESAEEVGSPGLAEFAAAHRDDLRADVLVASDGPRVAADRPTLFLGTRAAAQVQLDVDLRPDARHSGNWGGVLRNPATTLAAAVASLVDGDGRLQVPALQAPPVDDEVRAALRAVPEPENSPGWGDPDRTPAERLHAGNTLEVLALGAGDVDHPVGAIPGRARAVLQFRHVAGTDVGRLEEVLREHLDAHGFAEVTVRAHGEPASRTPLSDPWVRWARSVLEPATDGRLVVLPSLGGTLPNGVFTDVLGLPTLWVPHSYPGCGQHAADEPLPVEVARDGLRTVLSLFTALGNGSGPRQ from the coding sequence GTGCTCCCCGAGGACCTGCGCCTGGCCGCCGACACCTACGTCACCGGTGGGGAGTTCGAGGCCGACCTGGCCCGTGCGGTGGCCCACCGCACGGTCAGCAGCGACCCGTCCGGCCGGCCGCACGTCCTCGCCTACCTGACCGACCAGCTCGGACCGACGCTGCGGGACAGCGGGTTCCAGGTCGCGGTGCACGAGACGGCGGCGCCGTTCCTCCTCGCCACGCGTCGGGAGGACCCGGACCTGGCGACGGTCCTGCTGTACGGCCACGCCGACGTCGTGGACGTCTCGATCCCCTGGCGCGCCGACCTCGACCCGTGGACGCTCACGCGGGAGGGGGACCGCTGGTACGGCCGGGGCAGTGCCGACAACAAGGGGCAGCACCTGCTGAACCTGGCGGCGCTGCGGCTGCTGCTGGCCCACCGCGGCCGGCTGGGGTTCAACGTCACCGTCCTCGTGGAATCGGCGGAAGAGGTCGGGTCGCCCGGCCTCGCGGAGTTCGCAGCCGCCCACCGCGACGACCTGCGGGCCGACGTCCTCGTCGCCTCGGACGGCCCGCGGGTGGCCGCCGACCGTCCCACCCTGTTCCTCGGCACCCGCGCGGCCGCGCAGGTCCAGCTCGACGTCGACCTGCGCCCGGACGCCCGGCACTCCGGCAACTGGGGCGGCGTCCTGCGCAACCCGGCGACGACGCTCGCCGCGGCCGTGGCCTCCTTGGTCGACGGGGACGGCCGCCTGCAGGTCCCGGCGCTGCAGGCCCCGCCGGTCGACGACGAGGTCCGCGCCGCGCTGCGAGCGGTCCCCGAGCCCGAGAACTCCCCGGGCTGGGGCGATCCGGACCGCACACCCGCCGAACGCCTGCACGCCGGGAACACCCTCGAGGTCCTCGCCCTCGGCGCCGGCGACGTCGACCACCCCGTCGGTGCGATCCCCGGCCGGGCGCGGGCCGTCCTGCAGTTCCGCCACGTCGCCGGCACGGACGTCGGCCGACTCGAGGAGGTCCTGCGCGAGCACCTCGACGCGCACGGGTTCGCCGAGGTCACCGTCCGCGCCCACGGCGAACCGGCCAGCCGCACGCCGCTGTCCGACCCGTGGGTGCGGTGGGCGCGCTCGGTCCTGGAGCCGGCCACCGACGGCCGGCTCGTCGTCCTGCCGAGCCTCGGCGGCACGCTGCCCAACGGCGTCTTCACCGACGTCCTCGGCCTGCCGACGCTGTGGGTCCCGCACTCCTACCCGGGCTGCGGTCAGCACGCAGCCGACGAGCCCCTGCCCGTCGAGGTCGCCCGCGACGGGCTGCGCACGGTGCTCTCCCTGTTCACGGCCCTGGGCAACGGCTCCGGCCCCCGGCAGTAG
- a CDS encoding tRNA (adenine-N1)-methyltransferase, with protein sequence MIDPAHPPTGATTRRGPLREGERVQLTDPRGRMHTITLTAGKEFHTHRGKFLHDELIGRPDGTTIVNTAMIEYLVMRPLLTDFVLSMPRGAAVVYPKDAGQIVQMADVFPGATVIEAGVGSGALSMSLLRAVGDQGQVHSFERRQDFADVARGNVETFFGGPHPAWTVRVGDLVETLPTTDVLADRAVLDMLAPWECLDAVADHLAPGGVLICYVATATQLSRVAEAMRASGRWTEPEAWESMVRGWHLEGLAVRPQHRMIGHTGFLITSRRLADGFTPPLRKRRPAPGAYPVDGEGADVEVVEGTEYGDRPISDRKVRRAAREAARGAEASAGTDELLED encoded by the coding sequence GTGATCGACCCTGCCCACCCGCCGACGGGTGCCACCACCCGCCGTGGACCGCTGCGCGAGGGCGAGCGGGTGCAGCTGACCGACCCCCGGGGGCGGATGCACACGATCACCCTGACCGCGGGCAAGGAGTTCCACACCCACCGCGGCAAGTTCCTGCACGACGAGCTCATCGGCCGCCCCGACGGCACGACCATCGTCAACACCGCGATGATCGAGTACCTCGTGATGCGGCCGCTGCTGACGGACTTCGTGCTGTCGATGCCGCGCGGCGCCGCGGTCGTGTACCCCAAGGACGCCGGGCAGATCGTGCAGATGGCGGACGTGTTCCCCGGGGCCACGGTCATCGAGGCCGGGGTCGGCTCGGGCGCGTTGTCGATGTCGCTGCTGCGCGCGGTGGGCGACCAGGGGCAGGTGCACTCCTTCGAGCGCCGCCAGGACTTCGCCGACGTCGCCCGGGGGAACGTCGAGACGTTCTTCGGGGGCCCCCACCCGGCGTGGACGGTGCGGGTGGGCGACCTCGTCGAGACGCTGCCGACGACGGACGTGCTCGCCGACCGGGCCGTGCTCGACATGCTCGCCCCGTGGGAGTGCCTGGACGCGGTGGCCGACCACCTCGCCCCCGGCGGCGTGCTCATCTGCTACGTGGCGACGGCGACCCAGCTGTCGCGCGTGGCCGAGGCGATGCGGGCGTCGGGCCGCTGGACCGAGCCCGAGGCGTGGGAGTCCATGGTGCGCGGGTGGCACCTGGAGGGGCTCGCGGTCCGTCCGCAGCACCGGATGATCGGGCACACGGGTTTCCTCATCACCTCCCGCCGCCTCGCCGACGGGTTCACGCCGCCGCTGCGCAAGCGACGCCCGGCCCCCGGTGCCTACCCCGTGGACGGGGAGGGCGCCGACGTCGAGGTCGTCGAGGGCACCGAGTACGGCGACCGTCCCATCTCCGACCGCAAGGTGCGGCGCGCGGCGCGTGAGGCCGCCCGCGGCGCCGAGGCGTCGGCCGGCACGGACGAGTTGCTCGAGGACTGA